From Quercus robur chromosome 8, dhQueRobu3.1, whole genome shotgun sequence:
AAAGAAGCAATCATTTTCTGCACAAAACTTTTGTATAGATAGCAAGTTAACAGGTACATCAGGACAATGAAGTAcagtttttaattaaaaggtAGAATTTTGAGCAGTGAGAGTGGTAGAACCAGTATTAGCTATTGGAAGACCAAAACCATTGCCCACAACCACGTCGGCACTGCCTTGATATGGTTCTCGTGACAGATTGAGGTTCTCCAAATCAACAGTGATGTGTTGATTGGCTCCACTATCTGCATACCACGgctgttcttcttcttctgcaaACAGAGAGTTGCTTTGAGCAACCATAGTAGCCAATTGGGTTGGAGGATGTCGACCTTGGTAAGAGTAGTCCATTCGATGATAACAGTCAAGTGCTTGGTGATTTGATTTACCACATATTTGGCAAGGTGACCGAGAGGAGTTGAAGGGTGAGGATGAAGGCTGATTTGGCCTCTGCTTTGGAAGATTGTTGTGGTGcgatttttggttttgaaatggCAATTGGGACTTGGATGGGCCATTGGTTTTTTGTGCTTCGTTGAACTTTGGTTTACGATCTCTATTGTGTTGTTTATTTGAGTACAAGGCAAAGCTACTTGAGTCTGTCGAAGTCATGACGCCTTGATTTATGAGAAGAGTTTCATGATTCAACAACTCAACTTTGAAGTCAACATATGTCCAGGAGGCTTCTCAGGTTGCAAGGCGAAATGTTGTGATGAAGGCATTGAATGATGGATTTAGACCACTGACTATGTATGAAATCAGATCATCATCATCCACTGGCTTATTTGCGGCAGCAAGTTGATCTACCCATGACTTAGCCAATTGGAGATACTCCGAGCAAGATCGAGATTCTTGTCGCAGAGTCTGCAATTGGCGTTTTAAGTGAGCAATGCGAGATTTTGATTGGGAAGCATATCTAGTTGCCAAAGAACTCCAGACTTGGCAAGATGTGTTCAGTCCATAAACAGTGGAAAGAACATTAGGAGTGAGAGTTGCAATTATCCAACTCAAGACAAGTTGGTCCTTTTTGTACCAAAGCACATATTCTGGGttcttaacttgtttttctCCAGCAATTGTGTGCTTGTTGAGACACACCTCTAAGCCATCAACAATGCTTAACAAGTCATAGCTTCGCAAGATGGGCAAGAATTGAGAGATCCATTGCAAGTAATTTGTTCCATCTAATTTTATAGAAATCAAGGGAGTTATATTGGGTGTTTGGAAAAGATTGGCAGAGGAGTTTGAGTCGACCATTGGAGAAGTTTGGTGTGAACCAgagggctctgataccatgtaaaaACTCAAAGATACAAGAGGTAATTATTTCTCTAAATTGAAAATATGAGATACAACCAGAATATATATACTACAATGTATATACAaggaatataaatatattaaggAATATATTAGCACAGGAAAGGCAGTGACAAATTAGTGGAGTTTGTCTGCACATTGGTCACGCTCCTTTGATTGATTTGCTTTGTTTTAGCTTTCCATAACAGAGGTGCTTGTTGACTTAGTTTCTGTAGTAGCTGTTGGGATTATAATAGGAAATGAGCTAGCTGTCTTGCCCACAAGATCAGCATTGTCATGAATGGAAATACTTTCCTTAACATGGACCTCCCCCACCTTCAGACCTTCCCCACCTTTGGACCTCCCCCACCTTTTAAAGCCAGCCCCTCTGGTACTCATTGTcagaaatcaaaacccaccatacCCACCTTCATCGTGAAAGCCAGCCCCCATGAAGACCACCATAACCATATCCCACCACCATCGATCTCCAGGACCACCATATCGATTAACCACCAATCTCCATGGCAGAAACTTCACCAATCTCCATGCCGAGCCACACCCATGGTGAAGCCTCCTTGCCCGCCCCTCTTTTTTCGGCACTAGACCAGATGCCATTACTCAagcttttcttctctctttttctgatCTAAACCTAACCCAAACCCATACTCAAGCTTCACTGATCTCTTTTTCTGATCTTGTGTTGTGTTATGTGTTTGTTGTAATATGTGAACTCTCCATAATCTGTGGGCATTTCATTAATTTGtacttgtttttgaatttcaaacaatttgatttgtagttgtttggaattttatttgttacattcatatacatttatttttaatatcaaaccctaattttttgattcgttttatgtttgttttcttctaaaaaatgtgttttttaacGGTGATAACAGAGGTGGGTAATAGAAACTAAACGAAAGTAACCTCAGGTAGAcaaagtgtaaagttttaaaccacgggtaggtaaaGTGAAAATGGGCCAAACCTCAGAtaggtttactgtaattatccctttacTTTATGAAGTGTTTCCGCTATTTCTAATGAAATTTGGTAATGTAGTAAGTGCCAACATCACatacaaacaacaaaacacatTTAGAATATTGTTGAGGCTTGTACATTGATGTTTGTTACAAGAACAAAGCACACAACATCCATAATCTAACTGTACTAAtgaatcttaaaaataaaaaaaatttaaaaaaaaaaaaaaaaaaaaaagaggaaaaaagaccGTACTAATGAAATTGACGACAAAAAGGGCTAGCTATGTTTCTCTGTGTATTGCCCATTTTATTATAATCAACCAACGAAGTTAAGAGATCGAACTCTTGGGCCTCTTGGCATTGGGCAGAGTTTTGATATTGGGTTGAATTAGTCCACTATGGGCACACATTTTTTGTGTGTTCTCTGGCCaatatttataacaaaattaaaattaaaatccttcTCCCCTGATACTTCTATTAAAATccaaatctttctttttaaatgctTGACCACCGCGCACCATTGACACAATAATCACTCTACAAATATAAGTACTTGTAGATTGTGGGGTGTGGGattcaaatcttcaagaaaagctttacacacatatatatatatacacttagattattctaaattagaatttctatcttgtataaaaataataataataaataaaaaaattgcttgCACGTGTAATGatgtaaatttcaaaatgaactaCATCATTTCTCACTCACAAATTGTTAGTGGCACCTATTTTTGGTTGAAGCTCCGATATCTGGTTTTTTGGACAGACATTGAACAGCTCATGAAGAAAGTAGAATAGTATGAACTCCAAACTTCTCAAAGTACTTAATGCATGTTATTTAGGTAAAGATTAGTTCGCTTGGTCTCAAGTGAATATCTTTTGATAGGGACTAGCTAAACCAGACAGATGGATTTGGAGACTGTGACATCACTGCACCAGCAAGAGTCGGGAAGTAGAAGCATGACATAGTGCCAACAGCATAAAGGAGAGACTTAATGGGCTAATATGACCCATCAGAATCAAGTAAATATGATCCTGAAAAAGTAAATATGATCCTGAAATGGACCCCTATGAGCTATTAGAATCATTCATACATGGCTGCCAATTCATTAATTGCTTTCTTGCTATAGCTGGTTTTTATATGTGGCAACAAAGGTAAATAATAGTAAAGATATTCCATTGGATttggtttagactttagagcCTCTGCaaatccctttttcttttctttttttaattcttttttctgcTATGAAGAAAGGAATCTCCTGCAAATCCGTATTGCTTAGTTCATGAAATACGGGCTTCATGTTCAAAAATTTTCAgcccttaaaattttttttttttttgatttgataaAGCTTGTTGTTCAGACTTTTGGGTGCGACAATTTCATGAATgaatatgatttatttttttcgaGCACTTCCGGGTCATCATGATTTCTCAATTTCCAAGTTATTGCGTTGCTCTTTTAACTTGGGAGCTACAATTTCGTAGGACATCTCATAATAGCCAATGCAGAAGGTTCTTTTACTAGTTTGTCCTATATATGAAGAAGGCTCCGGAGGTTAAGTAACAATCAACTTCACGATCATTATGAATTTCAGTGAAGAAAAGACTAGTACAAATCATTACGCACCCCATTTCGGTTCCTATTTTGTCAGGCAAGGCTGCACCTTTAATTGGGCTCCCATAAACGCAACAATACAATTTTCGGGAACGACTGAAATATAACTGCAATTTAAAAGCCTGTTAAATGTAAGATGGCTCCAACAGCTGCTGAAGGTCCATTAATTTCTGTTTCTTACATTAGATGCAAAGGTCCATTAATTTCTGTTTCTTCCATTAGATGCAACACGAGGTGTCTTTTATCACTTCCTCGGGGAGTTTGTAAAGAAATTGAATggaatatatttaaataatagaatgaaataaaaaatatttaagcagttgaacaaaataaaataatcttatttagatgttttaaaataaaaaaataaaaggtaaataatcttgtttaaaaataaaatagaaaaaataaataaatagactCATTTAATAACAATATTATATTACTATAAGACCTATATATTTAAACAGTTTTagtgaaaatttcattaaacaagATTTTGTTCCCTCCAATTTCAGGtggaataaaaatttgaagttttaaaataataaagataaatGATTGTTTCCTTTTTACCTATTCTATTCTCTTCCATTTAATCTTCTTTCAAACAACTGAATGATCTTATCCTTCCATAAAAActtccattaaaactcccacaCAGCTAACATTCCATTTATTTCTATTCATCTCCTGTCAAAGAAATAGTGGGAAACATTTACCAATAATTTATGGTTAAACTTTGGAGTATACAAGTTAAAGGATGTTAggtgatttattattattaatttttccgAGGTTAAGACAAAAACAGGACAAAGCAGAGCATGCAATAGACCTCACTTTTATCTTCaacttcaaataaaaatatgaaagaaacaaaaattaccaCTTGAATTTTCCAACTACCTATCCAATAAATACTTCACACTCTACTCCCTACGCCAAATCCCAACTGCATCTGGGTATCTCCTTTTCTGATCAGAACTACATATCTATCACActcaaattaaattgaaaaccTTAAAAAGTCATTAAGTCAAAGCTCATATCCTATCATCAATACCCGCCATTAATCACCTCAACCACCTTCTAAGGTCACTGGTTGAAGAAGGAGAAATCTCACCCCCAAAGCTATCAGTGCAGCATGATGAATAGTTAGACTGTTGCTCCAACCCAAAATGTGCTCCACTAACACTCTTAAAGCTTGGACTCCTCAAGTTATGCCCATAACATCCATACCCCATTCCCACACTATAAGGGTCTGGTGGTGCCGGAAATGAGAGCCTTTTCTTTGCTGATCCAACTCGCTCCCTCTCCGGCGTTGATGGCCTCTGCCTCGGTGCACTCTGAGACCTCACGCGAGCCTTAGCAGACTCGGTTGCAGCCATGTAATTAGGCAATGTAGAACCACCACTTGCACTACTACTTGCCCCACCCCTGACAGCATGTGGATGTACATTACCATTGTAATAATAGTTGGACCTTAAGCTTGGTGTTTGAGATGTAGGGTAATTTCTATCTTCTCTAGAGCAACGAGGGCTCGCTGACCGGACTTGGATAGGCCGGGTTTTCGATGGTGAGGGTGTGACAGGGGAGTGGTGAGGGTGCAGATTTTGGGGATTTCTATGGAGTGGCGAACTGGGTctttgttgttgatgatgttgattttgatttggtcTCCGTGAATTAGGTGCCAAGTATGAGTAAGGCTGGGCTGTATCCATTTCCACGGTTTTGATGGGGTCTCTTTGATCAGTTGAGGCTCTTCCCCGGGTATCCCATGGCTTTGTGGCCATCCACCGGTCCAGCCATTTGGGTCTCTCTTCGAGCTCATCTTCATTGCCAACTGATGGGCTCCTACCAGACCTCCAAATCTATGAATGGGTGTGGAAATTTCAAAATAGGACTAATTAACTCACGGATATAACAAGAGTAAAACAGAGGAGGCATTGAAAATGAGTGTGAGAGTGAGACAGAGTAGTGTATGAAACCTGTTGAGAAAAGGCCTGAGACAATGTCTTTTCACGCTTCATTGCAGCTTCCTTTCTTTGCCGCAACATAGCTTTCACTTCCTCAACTGTGTGTGGCCTGTCGTCCCAATCATCAGCTATGCTACTTACTTCTCTTGACTGTGAAATACCCACAAATTAACTTTGAAATACTTAAATCTTAGAAGCTCAATAGTGTCAAAAACCACAATAAGAAACATTTCTGTTTGATTGACATTTTGGAAACAGGAAAAAGGGGCTTGGGTTTGTTTTAAAATCATTCCACTTTTTACAGAACAAGAAAAGTCCTTCCAAAACATTGACTAAGACGTTGACTTAGGATCAAAAACCAAACTTACAACTGATTTCCTGTCTGAAATGTCTTGAAGATACCTCGACTCCCAAACGCTGTTTGTGTCACTGAATGTAGATTTTCTGCTGCCTTCATGAGAGAGCCTCATACGCTGGTCAAGCACCCTAGATTGCACACGAACCAGTGCTTGCATGCACTTAAGAGTCATCTTCGCTTGCTTTCTAACATTATGACCTCTCACTAAAGCTTGTAACTTTACTAAGCCCTTAAGCGCACGAAGTGCTCTCCTCGCCTACAAGTACAACACGCGCAATGCTAAATACTACTAAATAGTCTCTTCAACTATAAAAAATAGAGGGTTAGACTTAGATCTATATTTGGCTTACCAAATATCCCCTAAAAGCTGTCTGAATAACTATGGCAGATTTGTGCTGTTTAGCTTGATTAGCAGGCCTGGACAGCCGAGCCACCTCCACCGCCGCTTGGGCTGTGGCCATTGCAGCCTCGGCGGTGGCCACCGCCACCTCAAGCGCATGCTTTCGCTCCGCAGCTGCCGTCGCTGTCGACTCATGGATCGCCGGTGCAACAGTGGAGTCAGGCGTGGGCTTTGGTTGCTGGGTTTCCTGATGTGCTACTGTTTCTTGGTTTGTGGGTTTCCTGAATGGCCATCTTCGCTTTTCTCTCTTCtgctaaaaaaaacaaaaaagacccAGTTAGAAGATGTTGTTAAACAGATCAAGAAGCGAAAGAACGTTGAATTTTTGAGACTTAGTGAGGCACAGACCTTTTCATCATCATCTTTAGTAGGAGATCTGAAAGCTCTTTTGACTGCAGTTAACCATGAAGTGCCTCCCTTCTTCCCCATCAAAAAATGAGGTAAAAAAATCCGAGCTGCATTTACAGCTAAGCTGCTAAAATAGATGACAAAGACCAGAGAGAACTTTTGAGAGTTAAAAGAAAGATGATGCGCTCTCTGGTTTGTACAATAGCGCCCACCTCTTTAACCGTGCATGTGAGGTGTTTCCTTGTGTATGAGAGAtataggagagagaaagagagagtataATAGTCTGAGTCTGAGAGCATTTCATTTatcaagaaataaatttttttttttttttaaaaggaaaatatatggGAAATGTGAATGAGGATGAAACTGCAGACTGACGTGCTAACTGTTGAGATGAGCTGAGAAAGAATCTATCTATTGCATTGCATGATTGCATCTGTTCCTGGAAGCGATAGCAAAGCTTCTGTGGGGCTGAACTCACGCTTCATGTCATCAAAATCAGCTCATAAATTGTCATAAAAAATTCAGCTCATAAATTATTCTCCCAGTGCtcataaattattcaaattttattatattttcagtATGTAGACTTTTTtatcattaataaataaaagaggttAAATTTTATGGGAATTTGGTGTAAATGTTTTGGTTTACATTTTCTAAAAACATGCTACATCATCTTATTAGTAAAACATAAATGCATCTAACCACGTAAGATAACATTTTAATAAACatcatattttaggttttatttaaAGAATAATATTGTGTTATTAGGTGTAGTAAAATATATTGAGTTTTTAATGGAATTGTAATATACTTTTATGTGAGAATTCATTTTCCTTTCCCtcatgtgtgtgtttatttctcaataaataaataaataaataaataaatatatatagagaaaaatatttaagtAAAATGTTAGTATGACAATATCTTATTGAACCAgataaaacatg
This genomic window contains:
- the LOC126696839 gene encoding protein IQ-DOMAIN 17 isoform X1, with protein sequence MGKKGGTSWLTAVKRAFRSPTKDDDEKQKREKRRWPFRKPTNQETVAHQETQQPKPTPDSTVAPAIHESTATAAAERKHALEVAVATAEAAMATAQAAVEVARLSRPANQAKQHKSAIVIQTAFRGYLARRALRALKGLVKLQALVRGHNVRKQAKMTLKCMQALVRVQSRVLDQRMRLSHEGSRKSTFSDTNSVWESRYLQDISDRKSVSREVSSIADDWDDRPHTVEEVKAMLRQRKEAAMKREKTLSQAFSQQIWRSGRSPSVGNEDELEERPKWLDRWMATKPWDTRGRASTDQRDPIKTVEMDTAQPYSYLAPNSRRPNQNQHHQQQRPSSPLHRNPQNLHPHHSPVTPSPSKTRPIQVRSASPRCSREDRNYPTSQTPSLRSNYYYNGNVHPHAVRGGASSSASGGSTLPNYMAATESAKARVRSQSAPRQRPSTPERERVGSAKKRLSFPAPPDPYSVGMGYGCYGHNLRSPSFKSVSGAHFGLEQQSNYSSCCTDSFGGEISPSSTSDLRRWLR
- the LOC126696839 gene encoding protein IQ-DOMAIN 17 isoform X2; translation: MGKKGGTSWLTAVKRAFRSPTKDDDEKKREKRRWPFRKPTNQETVAHQETQQPKPTPDSTVAPAIHESTATAAAERKHALEVAVATAEAAMATAQAAVEVARLSRPANQAKQHKSAIVIQTAFRGYLARRALRALKGLVKLQALVRGHNVRKQAKMTLKCMQALVRVQSRVLDQRMRLSHEGSRKSTFSDTNSVWESRYLQDISDRKSVSREVSSIADDWDDRPHTVEEVKAMLRQRKEAAMKREKTLSQAFSQQIWRSGRSPSVGNEDELEERPKWLDRWMATKPWDTRGRASTDQRDPIKTVEMDTAQPYSYLAPNSRRPNQNQHHQQQRPSSPLHRNPQNLHPHHSPVTPSPSKTRPIQVRSASPRCSREDRNYPTSQTPSLRSNYYYNGNVHPHAVRGGASSSASGGSTLPNYMAATESAKARVRSQSAPRQRPSTPERERVGSAKKRLSFPAPPDPYSVGMGYGCYGHNLRSPSFKSVSGAHFGLEQQSNYSSCCTDSFGGEISPSSTSDLRRWLR